A genomic stretch from Flavobacterium humidisoli includes:
- a CDS encoding GAF domain-containing hybrid sensor histidine kinase/response regulator — translation MNKDYPIPDNELQRLAALKRYNILDTLPDDAFDDATKLVAYICGVPIAHISFIDENRQWFKSEIGIGTSEVPREITFCNYTILDTKILEISDTHVNETFKDDPNVTGGFNVRFYAGVPLTTPDGYNIGTLCAVDHVVKELNENQRNALSIVAKHVIAQLELSTKNGQLYAQRKIAERAVLARDSFLANMSHEIRTPLNAIIGFTDLLAQTELDETQRDYIESVQIAGENLLLIVNDILDLSKIESGNLPIEAEPFNLKKTLKHVYNLLKVKVQKEVEFNLFLDAEMPDLVIGDQGRLNQILVNLIGNALKFTNEGEVTVSVKKIDETEDSYSLKFSVKDTGIGIPKDKLETIFERFTQGEESTTRTFGGTGLGLNIVKQLVELQEGQVQVKSTLNRGSEFFFTLSYKKSNFEETAVKTVSKNDLGNLKILLCEDNVLNQKLAKSVINNFGFDLDIAQNGEEGIELLSQNEYDLVLMDLQMPVKDGYQTTEFIRNEMSSNIPIIAMTAHSLVGEQERCYKVGMNAYVPKPFKQSVLLKAIKTVMTPDNNAHHKRIIDMSFLDEMSGSDPEFRKDMINLFIEKIPIQVTQLEEAFKNTDYENVKKLAHNMKSSMDIFMLQDLSNCLSIIEVEASSGEFTSETLDKVNIFHCGIEEVVKILKEL, via the coding sequence ATGAATAAAGATTATCCAATTCCAGATAACGAACTTCAACGTTTAGCTGCCCTAAAACGTTATAATATACTCGACACGCTTCCAGATGATGCTTTTGATGATGCGACAAAGCTTGTCGCTTATATCTGCGGCGTGCCCATTGCCCATATTTCTTTTATTGATGAAAATAGACAATGGTTCAAATCTGAAATTGGAATAGGAACTTCTGAAGTTCCTCGCGAAATCACTTTTTGCAATTATACTATTTTAGATACAAAAATCTTAGAAATCAGCGATACGCATGTTAATGAAACGTTCAAAGACGATCCAAATGTAACGGGCGGATTTAATGTACGTTTTTATGCAGGTGTACCCCTTACAACGCCCGATGGCTATAATATTGGAACTTTGTGTGCAGTTGATCATGTCGTAAAAGAACTGAATGAAAATCAGCGAAATGCACTTTCTATTGTTGCCAAACACGTTATTGCACAATTGGAATTAAGCACAAAAAACGGTCAATTATACGCGCAGAGAAAAATTGCCGAACGTGCAGTTTTGGCAAGAGACAGTTTTTTGGCCAATATGAGCCACGAAATCAGAACGCCTTTAAACGCAATTATTGGCTTTACAGATTTGCTTGCACAGACAGAGCTCGATGAGACACAGCGGGATTATATTGAAAGCGTGCAGATTGCAGGCGAAAATTTACTTCTGATTGTAAATGATATTTTGGATCTTTCAAAAATTGAGTCGGGAAATTTACCAATAGAAGCCGAACCATTTAATTTGAAGAAAACACTCAAACACGTCTATAATTTACTGAAAGTAAAAGTGCAGAAAGAGGTGGAGTTTAATCTTTTTTTGGATGCCGAAATGCCAGATTTGGTTATTGGAGATCAAGGAAGACTTAATCAGATATTGGTAAATCTTATTGGAAACGCGCTGAAATTTACAAATGAAGGAGAAGTAACCGTTTCAGTAAAGAAAATAGATGAAACAGAAGACAGTTATTCGCTTAAATTTTCTGTAAAAGATACCGGAATCGGAATTCCGAAAGATAAACTGGAAACTATTTTTGAACGCTTTACACAAGGGGAAGAAAGTACAACGCGAACATTTGGCGGTACTGGGCTCGGATTGAATATTGTAAAACAATTAGTTGAGCTTCAGGAAGGACAAGTTCAGGTAAAAAGTACATTAAATCGTGGTTCTGAGTTTTTCTTTACCCTTTCTTACAAAAAGTCAAATTTTGAAGAAACCGCAGTAAAAACGGTTTCTAAAAATGATTTAGGAAATCTTAAAATATTGCTTTGCGAAGACAATGTTTTAAACCAAAAGCTTGCAAAAAGCGTAATTAATAATTTTGGTTTTGATTTGGATATTGCACAAAATGGCGAAGAAGGGATAGAACTCTTGTCTCAAAACGAATATGATTTGGTTTTAATGGATTTGCAGATGCCTGTTAAAGACGGTTATCAAACCACAGAATTTATTCGAAATGAGATGAGCTCCAATATTCCGATTATTGCCATGACGGCACATTCTCTGGTAGGTGAGCAGGAGCGATGCTACAAAGTAGGAATGAATGCTTATGTGCCAAAACCGTTTAAACAATCTGTTCTTTTAAAAGCGATAAAAACAGTAATGACGCCAGACAACAATGCGCATCATAAGAGAATTATTGATATGTCTTTTTTGGATGAAATGTCTGGAAGCGATCCTGAATTTAGAAAAGATATGATAAATCTTTTTATAGAAAAAATTCCAATTCAGGTGACACAGTTAGAAGAGGCATTTAAGAATACGGATTATGAAAATGTAAAAAAACTGGCGCATAATATGAAATCAAGCATGGATATATTTATGCTGCAAGATTTGAGCAATTGTCTGTCGATTATCGAAGTAGAAGCGTCATCGGGCGAATTTACTTCGGAAACATTAGATAAAGTGAATATTTTTCACTGCGGAATTGAAGAAGTCGTTAAAATTTTAAAAGAGCTATGA
- a CDS encoding NAD(P)H-binding protein encodes MKALVIGATGATGKELVNLLLESTDYSEVSIFVRRPTGKSHSKLTEHVVDFSDINSFQELIAGDVLFSCLGTTLKDAGSKEKQWKIDYDIPAEFASAAKQNHVNSLVLVSSYGASAKSNVYYSMMKGKLEDYLQELHFPQYIIFRPGPLIRENTDRLGEKISVKVIKFFNAIGLFKNLKPITTAFLAQKLVKAPKVLSSGNTTLELNRIIGL; translated from the coding sequence ATGAAAGCATTGGTAATTGGAGCCACGGGCGCGACAGGAAAAGAGTTGGTTAATCTGCTTTTAGAAAGTACTGATTATTCAGAAGTTTCAATTTTTGTGCGACGTCCAACAGGAAAATCACATTCAAAGTTGACAGAACACGTTGTTGATTTTTCAGATATAAATTCGTTTCAGGAATTAATTGCGGGCGATGTTCTTTTTTCTTGCCTCGGAACAACTTTAAAAGATGCGGGCTCAAAAGAAAAACAATGGAAAATCGATTATGATATTCCGGCTGAATTTGCTTCTGCCGCAAAACAAAACCATGTAAATTCTTTGGTCTTGGTTTCCTCTTATGGAGCTTCGGCAAAAAGCAACGTATATTATTCGATGATGAAAGGAAAACTAGAAGATTATCTACAGGAGCTTCATTTTCCGCAATACATCATTTTCAGACCTGGACCTTTAATTCGAGAAAATACAGATCGCTTAGGAGAAAAGATTTCAGTAAAAGTTATAAAATTCTTCAACGCTATCGGACTTTTTAAAAACCTGAAGCCAATTACAACCGCATTTTTAGCTCAAAAATTAGTAAAAGCACCAAAAGTACTTTCATCTGGAAATACGACACTTGAGCTTAATAGAATTATTGGTTTATAA
- a CDS encoding DUF5074 domain-containing protein, which translates to MRKNYFIVILLFFAFLTNAQITIQGVPRNDVKSKTVTQKQVTAKSANSTTFSDIQFWVGSGVNQAAFVVQWNDGKTSDALVWGFKWDGTATGEDMIKAIAKADPRFFALLRQGTQYGSAIGGFGFDLNGTGTNGLYKDGNKMYPYYPFDGLINTSEYDFDSYTGIDADDHWQSGWMVGYWSYWVKDPVDEGYNYSGVGASTRELQNGSWDVWNFNPNMEMFDIATTFTPVAPYSKTIDFSKGYFIVNEDWFGHVNGSVNFVDNNGNINYRVYSEANNNNSFGATTQYGTIYGDKFYFVSKQAKDGGDTQYIAGGRLVVADALTMKKIASFDDIGGGDGRSFIGVDEKTGYIGASNGIFLFDIANMKVGSMVPGTGGGSQYLGQIGNMIRTSQYVFAVKQSTGILVIDPKTNTVVKTIAGAFHSVTQAKDGSVWGIQNQKLLNIDTLTFTTTEYPIPTTKYLGSWGAWNAGSFTYSNKENALYWNNNVSSYVSGAQIVRFDIATKTFNENFATLPGQTGTYKQIVYGAGLRIDPVSGNLIVNTTESGFGAHYQKNWVHTYNNTGQLIDTKTLNDYYWFPAMTVFPDNASPVLNSILPSQVSVVNPIIIDLKTVVSDEDNISAAIVKTIKSNSDENIVLAAINANEELVLTPKNNGTATVVISFNSNGKVVEKSILVNTSTLGRDEFTKVQLSIYPNPVSDYLNISSEDEVTDVVIYDVNGRTINTRINNNQIDVSNFAPGFYIINISTEKAKYTQKFIKR; encoded by the coding sequence ATGAGGAAAAATTACTTTATAGTAATCCTGTTATTTTTTGCATTTCTAACCAATGCGCAAATAACAATTCAAGGCGTTCCTAGAAATGATGTTAAATCAAAAACAGTAACGCAAAAGCAAGTAACGGCAAAAAGCGCCAATTCGACCACTTTTTCAGATATTCAATTTTGGGTTGGAAGTGGAGTTAATCAGGCTGCATTTGTGGTGCAGTGGAATGACGGTAAAACTTCTGATGCCTTAGTTTGGGGTTTTAAATGGGACGGAACTGCAACAGGAGAAGACATGATTAAAGCTATTGCAAAAGCTGATCCACGTTTCTTTGCTTTACTCAGACAAGGTACTCAGTATGGATCTGCAATTGGCGGATTTGGTTTCGATTTGAACGGAACGGGCACAAACGGACTTTATAAAGATGGAAATAAAATGTATCCATATTATCCTTTCGATGGTCTTATTAATACTAGCGAATACGATTTTGATTCTTATACGGGCATTGATGCCGATGATCACTGGCAGTCAGGATGGATGGTAGGATATTGGTCATACTGGGTTAAAGATCCTGTAGATGAAGGTTATAATTATTCTGGTGTTGGAGCTTCTACTCGCGAATTGCAGAATGGTTCTTGGGATGTCTGGAATTTTAATCCAAATATGGAAATGTTTGATATTGCAACGACTTTTACTCCAGTTGCTCCTTATTCTAAAACAATAGATTTTAGCAAAGGCTATTTTATTGTAAATGAAGATTGGTTTGGGCACGTTAACGGATCTGTAAATTTTGTTGATAATAACGGAAACATTAATTATCGGGTTTATAGTGAAGCCAATAACAACAATTCTTTTGGCGCAACTACGCAATATGGAACTATTTACGGAGATAAATTTTACTTTGTCTCTAAACAGGCTAAAGATGGTGGAGATACACAATATATTGCTGGCGGAAGATTGGTTGTTGCCGATGCTTTAACGATGAAAAAAATAGCTTCGTTTGATGATATTGGAGGAGGAGACGGTCGCTCTTTTATTGGTGTTGATGAGAAAACGGGTTACATAGGCGCTTCTAATGGTATTTTTCTGTTTGATATTGCTAATATGAAAGTTGGGAGCATGGTACCAGGAACAGGAGGAGGAAGTCAGTATTTAGGACAAATCGGAAATATGATTCGTACTTCGCAATATGTTTTTGCTGTAAAACAGAGTACAGGAATTTTGGTTATTGATCCTAAAACGAATACTGTTGTAAAAACTATTGCAGGTGCATTCCATTCGGTTACACAGGCCAAAGACGGAAGCGTTTGGGGAATTCAGAATCAGAAATTGCTAAATATTGACACACTGACTTTTACAACAACAGAATACCCGATTCCAACCACTAAATATTTAGGTTCTTGGGGAGCTTGGAATGCAGGAAGTTTTACTTACAGCAACAAAGAGAATGCTTTGTATTGGAATAATAACGTAAGTAGTTATGTGTCTGGAGCTCAAATTGTAAGGTTTGATATTGCAACAAAAACATTCAATGAAAATTTCGCTACACTTCCTGGACAAACAGGAACGTACAAGCAGATTGTATATGGTGCAGGATTGCGTATTGATCCAGTTTCAGGAAACTTAATTGTGAACACAACAGAAAGCGGATTTGGAGCGCATTATCAGAAAAACTGGGTTCATACTTACAATAATACAGGACAGTTAATTGATACTAAAACTCTAAACGATTATTATTGGTTTCCTGCAATGACTGTATTTCCTGATAATGCTTCGCCAGTTTTAAACTCCATTTTGCCTTCGCAAGTTTCAGTGGTAAATCCGATAATTATCGATTTGAAAACGGTGGTTTCAGATGAAGACAATATTTCGGCAGCAATTGTAAAAACAATAAAATCAAACAGTGATGAAAATATTGTTTTAGCAGCAATTAATGCCAATGAAGAATTGGTTTTAACGCCGAAGAATAATGGAACTGCAACTGTTGTAATTAGTTTTAATTCTAATGGAAAAGTAGTTGAAAAATCGATTTTAGTTAATACATCGACTTTAGGAAGAGATGAATTCACAAAAGTGCAATTGTCTATTTATCCAAATCCAGTTTCAGATTATCTGAATATCAGTAGTGAAGATGAAGTTACTGATGTTGTAATTTATGATGTGAATGGAAGAACCATTAATACTAGAATTAATAACAATCAAATAGATGTAAGTAATTTTGCCCCAGGTTTTTATATTATCAATATTTCAACTGAAAAAGCGAAGTATACACAGAAATTTATTAAAAGATAA
- a CDS encoding YaiO family outer membrane beta-barrel protein translates to MRFIYYAIFLLFVSSVAIGQEINIDEALANVKREVEKENYDKALSIIEPLRAKYPENEDIQIFAGRIYSWKKEYKTAIKILSPMADRNNPNPEALQALVNVYFWTEDYEKCISYCDKYLAIDPKSVDVLKIKATCLEKLNRDQEALDLIEKASYIDNSTQAFRGIRTLIGRKAKNAVSFSYLNISTSDPGQSPFHYGYAEYSHKFSKSAIVGRANIGNVSNETQMLFETDFYQTFSNKSYLYANAGVSTGETIFPVAKAGLEYYFKPQKHFDFSLGARFMHFDTDDITLLTGQVAYNAGIYSFAYRPYYDTSNELFSHVLSVQRVNEEKERLIRLELQYGNVPYLYLYNNFTQPLKAYRVGIQYQHRFGDSFFVRPIFLYEDEEYAPGEYRNKFNVQLIVTKRF, encoded by the coding sequence ATGAGGTTTATTTATTATGCTATTTTCCTGCTTTTTGTTTCCTCTGTTGCCATTGGACAAGAAATCAATATAGATGAAGCTTTGGCCAATGTGAAGCGCGAAGTCGAAAAAGAAAATTACGATAAGGCTTTATCGATTATTGAACCTCTGCGCGCTAAATATCCTGAAAATGAAGATATACAGATCTTTGCAGGACGCATTTACAGCTGGAAGAAAGAGTATAAAACAGCTATAAAAATTTTGTCTCCAATGGCAGACAGAAACAATCCAAATCCAGAAGCATTACAGGCACTTGTAAATGTCTATTTTTGGACAGAGGATTACGAAAAATGTATTTCGTATTGCGATAAATATCTTGCCATTGATCCAAAATCGGTTGATGTTTTGAAGATTAAAGCAACTTGCTTAGAGAAATTAAACCGCGATCAGGAAGCATTAGATTTAATAGAAAAAGCATCTTATATTGATAATAGCACGCAGGCCTTTAGAGGAATCCGAACGCTTATTGGGCGCAAAGCAAAAAATGCTGTTTCGTTTTCTTATCTTAATATTTCAACCTCAGATCCTGGACAATCTCCATTTCATTATGGATATGCAGAGTATTCGCATAAATTCAGTAAATCGGCAATTGTAGGAAGGGCAAATATTGGAAATGTCAGCAATGAAACCCAAATGTTATTTGAAACCGATTTCTATCAGACTTTTTCAAACAAAAGCTATTTGTATGCAAATGCTGGGGTTTCAACAGGAGAAACCATATTTCCTGTAGCAAAAGCTGGTTTAGAATATTATTTTAAGCCACAAAAACATTTTGATTTTTCGCTTGGCGCAAGATTTATGCATTTTGATACCGACGATATCACGCTGCTTACAGGACAAGTAGCCTATAATGCCGGAATTTATAGTTTTGCTTACAGACCTTATTATGATACTTCGAACGAATTGTTTTCTCATGTTTTAAGCGTGCAGCGCGTAAATGAAGAAAAAGAACGTCTTATCAGACTGGAGCTGCAATACGGAAATGTTCCTTATTTGTATCTGTACAATAATTTTACACAACCTCTAAAAGCGTATCGAGTTGGAATTCAGTATCAGCATCGTTTTGGCGATTCTTTTTTTGTACGCCCAATTTTTCTTTATGAAGATGAGGAATATGCACCTGGAGAATATAGAAACAAGTTTAATGTGCAGTTAATTGTAACAAAACGTTTTTAA
- a CDS encoding cation:proton antiporter produces MKNLRNSIFYIGVIGGFSVLMYWIILLGVKLETGRNLKIPTSDKSQWSEFLDSLIKNLHHPLALLLAQIVTIIFVARIFGWICIKIKQPAVIGEMIAGIVMGPSLIGMYLPEFSTALFPAESLGNLQFLSQIGLILFMYIVGMEIDMKILRNKAHDAVVISHASIIIPFVLGMGLAYFIYDEFAPADVQFTSFGLFAGIAMSITAFPVLARIVQERGIHKTKLGTIVITCAAADDITAWCILAVVIAIVKAGSFGSALYTVVLALGYVFLMIKVVRPFLKRIGDLYATSEKLSKPIVAIFFLTLVVSSYLTEVIGIHALFGAFIAGAIMPENIRFRNLFIEKVEDVALVLLLPLFFVFTGLRTQIGLLNEPYLWKIAGLIFAVAVIGKFVSSALAARFVGQNWKDSLSIGALMNTRGLTELVALNIGYDLGVLSPELFSMFVIMALATTFMTGPTLDLINWLFRSSKQETEEDIALKNKYRILLSFDRPESGRALFKVADGLTNKRSESSEITAMHFLPTEELHHYNTDVYENEKFKDIVEESVALNRNITTMFKASSDIDNEIVNVANKSKHDLLLVGIGQSIYQGSLLGRVLGFTTRIINPEKILNTVTGKENILESAPFDDGTRQIIAKSHIPVGVLIDKDLADINTIFIPLFSLKDWNFIQNYVQKFIQNINARIEILDVEGKIMADLDTKEKIRLMEQAAPNKLTLRKEQSIEKDFLEQQDLMLISIDGWKHLVENKSPWLANIPSTLILSEDKK; encoded by the coding sequence ATGAAAAATTTAAGAAACAGTATTTTTTACATTGGAGTTATTGGAGGATTCTCCGTCCTAATGTATTGGATTATTTTGTTAGGCGTGAAACTGGAAACAGGCCGAAATCTTAAAATCCCTACTTCAGACAAAAGCCAATGGAGCGAATTTCTCGATTCTCTTATAAAAAACCTGCATCATCCTTTAGCGCTTTTGTTGGCCCAAATTGTTACCATTATTTTTGTTGCCCGTATTTTTGGATGGATTTGCATTAAAATAAAACAGCCCGCCGTAATTGGAGAAATGATTGCAGGAATTGTGATGGGTCCTTCTTTAATCGGAATGTATCTTCCTGAGTTTTCTACAGCCTTATTTCCTGCCGAATCACTTGGAAATCTTCAGTTCTTAAGCCAGATTGGTTTAATCCTTTTCATGTATATCGTGGGAATGGAGATTGATATGAAGATTTTGAGAAACAAAGCCCACGATGCTGTAGTTATAAGTCACGCGAGTATTATTATTCCATTTGTTTTAGGAATGGGTCTAGCGTATTTTATATATGACGAGTTTGCCCCCGCAGATGTACAATTTACATCTTTTGGTTTGTTTGCCGGAATCGCGATGAGTATCACTGCGTTTCCGGTACTTGCCAGAATTGTGCAGGAACGCGGCATTCATAAAACAAAATTAGGAACTATCGTAATTACCTGTGCCGCTGCAGATGATATTACGGCGTGGTGTATTCTTGCTGTTGTAATTGCAATCGTAAAAGCGGGTTCTTTTGGAAGTGCTTTATACACTGTTGTTTTGGCTTTAGGATATGTTTTCTTAATGATAAAAGTGGTTCGTCCGTTCCTTAAAAGAATTGGAGATTTGTACGCTACAAGCGAAAAATTAAGCAAGCCAATCGTCGCTATTTTCTTTTTAACGCTTGTGGTTTCTTCTTACTTAACAGAAGTTATCGGAATCCATGCTTTATTTGGAGCTTTTATTGCTGGAGCGATCATGCCCGAAAATATTAGATTCAGAAATCTATTTATCGAAAAAGTGGAAGACGTTGCGCTAGTACTTTTATTGCCGCTATTCTTTGTTTTCACTGGTTTAAGAACGCAAATTGGCTTGTTGAACGAACCTTATTTATGGAAAATTGCAGGATTAATTTTTGCAGTAGCTGTTATAGGCAAATTTGTCAGCAGTGCTCTTGCAGCAAGATTTGTGGGACAAAACTGGAAAGACAGTTTATCGATTGGAGCTTTGATGAACACACGAGGTTTAACAGAATTGGTGGCTTTAAATATTGGTTACGATCTTGGCGTTTTAAGTCCAGAATTGTTCTCGATGTTTGTTATTATGGCGCTGGCTACTACATTTATGACTGGCCCAACATTAGATTTAATCAACTGGCTTTTTAGATCTAGCAAACAAGAAACCGAAGAAGATATTGCATTAAAAAACAAGTACCGAATTTTATTGTCTTTTGACAGACCGGAATCTGGAAGGGCTTTGTTTAAAGTTGCTGACGGATTAACCAATAAACGTTCTGAAAGCTCTGAAATTACAGCCATGCATTTTCTTCCTACAGAAGAATTACATCACTACAACACAGATGTTTATGAAAACGAAAAGTTTAAAGATATTGTAGAAGAATCTGTTGCTTTAAATCGAAATATCACTACTATGTTTAAGGCATCTTCTGATATTGATAACGAAATTGTAAATGTTGCCAACAAAAGCAAACATGATTTATTATTGGTTGGAATTGGGCAATCTATCTATCAAGGAAGTTTATTAGGAAGAGTGCTGGGATTTACAACTCGAATTATCAATCCTGAAAAAATATTAAATACCGTAACTGGAAAGGAAAACATTTTAGAATCTGCTCCTTTTGATGACGGAACAAGACAAATTATTGCAAAATCACATATTCCTGTTGGAGTTTTGATTGACAAGGATTTAGCCGACATCAACACGATTTTTATTCCCCTTTTTAGTTTAAAAGATTGGAATTTCATTCAGAACTACGTTCAGAAATTCATTCAGAATATCAATGCGAGAATTGAAATTTTGGATGTTGAAGGCAAAATTATGGCCGATCTGGACACGAAAGAAAAAATTAGACTAATGGAACAGGCAGCTCCAAACAAGCTGACTCTAAGAAAAGAACAATCTATTGAAAAAGATTTTCTTGAACAACAAGACCTTATGCTGATTTCTATTGATGGATGGAAACATTTGGTAGAGAATAAAAGTCCTTGGCTGGCTAATATACCTTCTACTTTAATTCTCTCTGAAGATAAAAAATAG
- a CDS encoding cell surface protein yields MLNKKLFKIALFSILFLGFVACDKDNEEDLLPAEILKESYTIDRFKVLNIATALPITAKLTWSINDSIISENADLDFISPFQKNYPLTLKVEINGESKIYTSSINVIKETGTYSRYISNVLDFRPAVGQFTNEIPQYVTGNTEANIIAAAKKAIVGSNTSMISLGGFGGYVVFGFDHTIPNRDGRDFKILGNAFWGNEANEARAGSCEPGIIMVAYDKNKNGKPDDDEWYEIAGSEYFKSTTIKNYEITYFKPDVNKEPMTGNEFWQFDTEYIKWQDNAGQSGYKVQNVFHNQSYYPLWIADASYTLKGTKIADNFYDQSGEGSYWVGKSFEFGYADNAPNNDEASNIDISWAVDKNGKYVKLPGIDFVKVYTAINQEAGWLGEVSTEVSGAYDLHLN; encoded by the coding sequence ATGTTGAACAAAAAACTTTTCAAAATCGCTTTGTTTTCAATTCTCTTTTTGGGATTTGTTGCCTGCGATAAAGACAATGAAGAAGATTTGCTTCCTGCAGAAATTCTGAAAGAATCGTATACAATTGACCGCTTTAAAGTGCTGAATATTGCAACAGCTCTTCCAATTACTGCAAAATTGACTTGGAGTATCAATGATTCTATTATTTCAGAAAATGCAGATTTAGATTTTATTAGCCCTTTTCAAAAAAATTATCCGCTGACTTTAAAAGTAGAAATTAATGGAGAATCAAAAATTTACACTTCTTCAATTAATGTGATAAAAGAAACTGGAACTTACAGCAGATATATTTCTAATGTGCTTGATTTTCGTCCTGCAGTTGGTCAGTTTACTAATGAAATTCCGCAATATGTAACGGGAAATACAGAGGCCAACATTATTGCTGCTGCGAAAAAAGCAATTGTTGGTTCAAATACGTCTATGATTTCGCTTGGCGGTTTTGGCGGTTATGTAGTTTTTGGTTTCGATCATACTATTCCGAATAGGGATGGTCGTGATTTTAAGATTTTAGGAAATGCTTTTTGGGGAAATGAAGCCAATGAAGCACGCGCAGGATCTTGCGAGCCAGGTATTATTATGGTGGCTTATGACAAAAATAAAAACGGCAAACCAGATGACGACGAATGGTATGAAATTGCTGGAAGCGAATACTTTAAAAGCACTACAATAAAAAACTACGAGATCACTTATTTTAAACCAGATGTTAATAAGGAACCTATGACAGGAAATGAATTTTGGCAATTTGATACAGAATATATTAAATGGCAGGACAATGCTGGGCAATCGGGTTATAAAGTACAAAACGTATTTCATAACCAAAGTTATTATCCGCTTTGGATTGCCGATGCTTCTTATACTTTGAAAGGAACCAAAATAGCAGATAATTTCTACGATCAAAGTGGTGAAGGTTCGTATTGGGTCGGCAAATCTTTTGAATTTGGTTACGCTGATAATGCACCCAATAACGATGAAGCTTCAAATATTGACATTTCTTGGGCAGTAGATAAAAACGGAAAATATGTCAAACTTCCAGGAATTGATTTCGTAAAAGTTTACACGGCAATTAATCAGGAAGCAGGCTGGCTTGGAGAAGTTTCTACAGAAGTTTCAGGCGCTTACGATTTACATCTTAATTAA
- a CDS encoding response regulator transcription factor, which yields MRIIVAEDNDILRKSLSFFLESKGFNVDQFSDGKEALDAIEKENYDLILTDINMPGVSGMEITQHVRENLKSDTPVIILTSSGVEQTELDSFDIGANEFIAKPVSPAVLLVRINKLLKTRI from the coding sequence ATGAGAATTATTGTAGCAGAAGATAATGATATCCTACGCAAATCGTTATCTTTTTTCTTAGAGTCGAAAGGATTTAATGTTGACCAGTTTTCTGATGGTAAAGAGGCGTTGGATGCCATAGAAAAAGAAAACTATGACTTAATATTGACTGATATAAACATGCCGGGTGTCAGCGGAATGGAAATTACGCAACACGTCAGAGAGAACCTTAAATCTGATACTCCTGTAATTATATTAACTTCTTCGGGCGTTGAGCAGACCGAACTTGATTCTTTTGATATTGGGGCAAACGAATTTATTGCAAAGCCAGTAAGTCCGGCTGTACTTTTAGTGAGGATTAATAAATTACTAAAAACCCGAATCTGA